From a single Lewinella sp. LCG006 genomic region:
- a CDS encoding YceI family protein, protein MKTFSILFAALATITLAFTGPVETVTVDTDASVITWKGYKVLGSHTGTIKVNTGNLQMEDGQLVGGSFTIDMNTINCTDLQGEYKGKLEGHLKSADFFGVEKYPTATFKITNVVSRGTPGAYKISGNLTIKETTKAIRFNANIGEENGKQIATGDIQIDRSDFDIRYGSGSFFDNLGDNTIYDEFDLSVRLVLN, encoded by the coding sequence ATGAAAACATTCAGCATTCTTTTCGCTGCTTTGGCTACCATTACCTTGGCATTTACAGGTCCAGTTGAGACGGTAACCGTTGACACCGACGCTTCCGTAATTACCTGGAAAGGCTACAAAGTATTGGGTTCACACACCGGTACCATCAAAGTAAATACGGGTAACCTGCAAATGGAAGACGGTCAATTGGTAGGTGGTTCTTTCACTATTGATATGAATACCATCAACTGTACTGACCTACAGGGAGAATACAAAGGTAAATTGGAGGGCCACCTCAAATCAGCTGATTTCTTTGGTGTAGAAAAATACCCAACTGCTACATTCAAAATTACCAATGTAGTTAGCCGTGGTACACCTGGTGCTTACAAAATTTCTGGTAACCTCACCATCAAGGAAACAACCAAAGCAATTCGTTTCAACGCCAATATTGGTGAAGAAAATGGCAAGCAAATCGCTACCGGTGACATTCAAATCGACCGCTCTGATTTCGATATCCGCTACGGTTCTGGTAGCTTCTTCGACAACCTCGGAGACAATACTATCTACGATGAGTTTGACCTGAGCGTTCGCTTGGTCTTGAACTAA